From Musa acuminata AAA Group cultivar baxijiao chromosome BXJ3-8, Cavendish_Baxijiao_AAA, whole genome shotgun sequence, one genomic window encodes:
- the LOC103995255 gene encoding probable inactive receptor kinase At1g48480: MSFNRLDHPMMASGRRTMGSLLRLFLFFSFFCSLFGGGAPDDLASDRAALIAFSAAVSGVTRRWNVSDPSPCAWYGVTCASNRVTELRLPGSYLLGRIPSGTLANLTALRALSLRYNLLSGSLPPDFAALANLRYLYLQNNRLSGGIPASVFSLRQLVRLNLAGNSLDGGIPVAFNNLTGLSTLLLDHNQLSGAIPELRLLGLLRFSVSFNQLNGSIPARLRGLPASSFEGNSLCGRPLAPCLGEGSPSPAPSPWIASNNVDSGGKKKLSAGAIAGIAIGSAIGFLVLVLLLVLCCRKREKDEAGPKAGEMMQPEAEMALRGKREAADNVAGPPQVAALPAAVAGGASGSARKLVFIGKVQGIYDLDDLLRASAEVLGKGTAGTTYKAMLEMGMVVTVKRLRDVNVPEKEFRERMEAIGAMDHPNLVALQAYYHSKDEKLLVHELVPNGSLSSILHGSKVSGRTPLDWETRLEIALGAARGIEFIHLQGSGLTHGNIKSSNIILSKSNEARVSDFGLSSLGSTPMPNQRAASYRAPEVTDVRKVSQKADVYSFGVLLMELLTGKPPTQALHNEDGVDLPRWVQSVVREKWSSEVFDHELLRHQNVEEEMMQLLQLAIDCAVQFPENRPSMSEVVARIEGIRSNSSMTNQQQGGTAFGD, translated from the exons ATGAGCTTCAATAGACTTGACCATCCAATGATGGCGTCCGGTCGCCGCACGATGGGCTCGCTGTTGcgtctcttccttttcttctctttcttctgctCGTTGTTCGGCGGCGGAGCGCCCGACGATCTCGCCTCCGACCGCGCCGCGCTCATCGCCTTCTCCGCGGCCGTCTCCGGTGTCACGCGGCGGTGGAACGTCTCCGACCCCTCGCCGTGCGCCTGGTACGGCGTCACCTGCGCCTCCAACCGCGTCACGGAACTCCGCCTCCCCGGTTCGTACCTCCTCGGTCGGATCCCGTCTGGCACCCTCGCCAATCTAACCGCGCTCCGCGCGCTCAGCCTCCGCTACAACCTCCTCTCCGGCAGCCTCCCACCGGACTTCGCCGCCCTCGCCAACCTCCGATATCTCTACCTGCAGAACAACCGCCTCTCCGGCGGTATCCCCGCCTCCGTATTCTCTCTCCGCCAGCTCGTCCGCCTGAACCTCGCGGGTAATTCCCTCGACGGAGGAATCCCTGTGGCTTTCAACAACCTCACTGGCCTTTCGACGCTGCTCCTCGACCACAACCAGCTCTCCGGCGCGATCCCCGAACTCCGGCTTCTGGGTCTCCTCCGGTTCAGTGTGTCCTTCAACCAGCTCAACGGGTCCATCCCCGCAAGGCTCCGCGGTTTGCCCGCGAGCTCCTTCGAAGGAAACTCCCTCTGTGGTCGGCCCCTCGCCCCCTGTCTCGGCGAGGGTTCGCCCTCGCCGGCGCCGTCCCCGTGGATCGCCAGCAACAATGTCGATAGCGGCGGGAAAAAGAAGCTCTCCGCCGGCGCGATCGCGGGTATCGCCATTGGCTCCGCCATCGGCTTCTTGGTTCTCGTCCTCCTCCTGGTCCTCTGCTGCCGAAAGCGGGAAAAGGACGAGGCTGGACCAAAGGCGGGGGAAATGATGCAGCCAGAGGCGGAGATGGCTTTGAGGGGCAAGCGAGAGGCGGCGGATAATGTGGCTGGGCCACCTCAGGTGGCGGCCTTACCTGCGGCGGTGGCTGGAGGGGCGAGTGGGAGCGCTCGGAAGCTGGTGTTCATCGGGAAGGTTCAGGGGATATACGACCTGGATGACCTGCTGCGGGCATCGGCGGAGGTGCTCGGGAAAGGGACGGCCGGGACGACATACAaggcgatgctggagatggggatGGTGGTAACAGTAAAGCGCCTCAGGGACGTCAACGTCCCTGAGAAGGAGTTCCGCGAGAGGATGGAGGCCATCGGCGCCATGGACCACCCCAACTTGGTGGCCCTCCAAGCTTACTACCACAGCAAGGATGAGAAGCTTTTGGTCCATGAACTCGTGCCAAACGGAAGCCTCTCCTCCATCCTTCACG GAAGTAAAGTATCGGGTCGCACCCCTCTCGACTGGGAGACGAGGCTGGAGATTGCTCTTGGAGCAGCACGGGGCATCGAGTTCATACACCTGCAGGGCTCTGGTCTCACTCATGGCAACATTAAGTCCTCCAACATCATTCTCTCGAAATCGAACGAGGCTCGCGTCTCCGACTTCGGCTTGAGCAGCCTGGGCTCCACCCCGATGCCCAATCAACGCGCCGCCAGCTACCGCGCCCCGGAGGTCACGGACGTCCGGAAGGTCTCCCAAAAGGCcgatgtttacagcttcggcgtgCTTCTCATGGAGCTGCTCACAGGCAAGCCTCCGACGCAGGCGCTCCACAACGAGGACGGCGTCGACCTGCCCAGGTGGGTCCAATCGGTCGTCAGGGAGAAATGGAGCTCAGAGGTATTTGACCATGAACTGCTGAGGCATCAGAACGTGGAGGAGGAAATGATGCAGCTGCTGCAGCTGGCCATTGACTGTGCTGTGCAGTTCCCAGAAAACCGGCCATCGATGTCGGAGGTCGTAGCTCGGATCGAAGGGATCCGCAGCAATTCTAGCATGACAAATCAGCAGCAAGGGGGCACCGCCTTTGGCGATTGA
- the LOC135645024 gene encoding plasmodesmata-located protein 7-like: protein MSELLLLLVFSSLASLTTSVADDYTGFVYAGCSQLKYTPDSPYQLNVESLLSSIANAATFSSYANYTSASAAASSPVYGLFQCRGDLSSSDCNSCVRFALSQLSAFCPFTAGAAVQLNGCFLRYGNDSFVGKPDTSVLSKNCGPVAGGGGYNSDVLGMRDAALASLASGFTGGSYRVGAAGSVQAMAQCVGDQGAKQCNDCVAAAVAQLKAACPFAVAGDAYLGKCYAKYWSSGVYHSDTNDHGDQVGKTVAIIIGLIVVVALIIILAAFLKKVGNSGKD, encoded by the exons ATGTCTGAACTCTTGCTCCTCCTTGTATTCTCTTCTCTTGCGTCCCTGACGACGTCGGTCGCCGACGACTACACTGGCTTCGTCTATGCCGGGTGCTCGCAGCTCAAGTACACCCCCGACTCGCCCTACCAACTCAACGTCGAGTCCCTACTGTCTTCCATCGCCAACGCCGCCACCTTCTCCTCCTACGCCAACTACACCTCCGCCTCAGCCGCCGCCTCCTCCCCGGTCTACGGCCTCTTCCAGTGCCGCGGTGACCTCTCTTCCTCCGACTGCAATTCCTGCGTCCGCTTCGCGCTGTCCCAGCTCTCCGCCTTCTGCCCCTTCACCGCCGGCGCCGCCGTCCAGCTCAACGGATGCTTCCTCCGCTACGGCAACGATTCCTTCGTCGGCAAGCCCGACACCAGCGTCCTCAGCAAGAATTGCGGGCCTGTCGCCGGCGGCGGAGGGTACAACTCGGACGTGCTCGGCATGCGCGACGCAGCGCTCGCCAGCCTGGCGTCGGGCTTCACCGGTGGGAGCTACAGGGTCGGCGCCGCCGGCTCCGTACAGGCGATGGCGCAGTGCGTCGGCGACCAGGGCGCGAAGCAGTGCAACGACTGCGTGGCGGCTGCGGTGGCGCAGCTCAAGGCCGCCTGTCCGTTCGCCGTCGCCGGCGATGCTTACCTCGGCAAGTGCTACGCCAAATACTGGTCCAGTGGAGTCTACCATTCCGATACTAACGATCATG GTGATCAGGTTGGGAAAACAGTGGCAATCATCATTGGGCTCATTGTAGTAGTTGCACTCATAATAATCTTGGCTGCCTTCCTCAAAAAAGTTGGAAATTCTG GTAAAGACTAA